A genomic region of Mycobacterium senriense contains the following coding sequences:
- a CDS encoding VOC family protein: protein MSLEVVILPVADPDRSLRFYRDQVGFNLEVDYAPTPGFRVIQLTPEGSGTSIQFGVGLTDAPIGSVRGLYLVVSDIEACRAELTGRGVSVSEIRHKDTDGGWSGTFLAGTDPDRGDYASFADFRDPDDNAWVVQERNHQPA, encoded by the coding sequence ATGTCCTTGGAAGTCGTGATCCTGCCCGTCGCGGATCCCGATCGGTCGTTGCGGTTCTATCGTGACCAGGTTGGCTTCAACCTCGAAGTCGATTACGCGCCCACACCCGGGTTCCGGGTCATCCAATTGACGCCCGAGGGATCAGGAACCTCAATACAATTCGGTGTGGGCCTGACCGATGCACCGATTGGCTCCGTGCGTGGCTTGTATCTTGTGGTCTCCGACATCGAGGCCTGCCGCGCCGAACTGACCGGTCGCGGCGTAAGCGTCAGCGAAATACGCCACAAGGACACCGATGGCGGCTGGAGCGGCACCTTCCTCGCGGGTACCGATCCGGATCGCGGTGACTATGCGAGCTTCGCCGACTTCCGCGATCCCGATGACAATGCTTGGGTGGTGCAGGAGCGGAACCATCAGCCTGCCTGA
- a CDS encoding DUF427 domain-containing protein translates to MGLAWQQGPLAAGSLGHFLTGQPMPPRLLFAEPLRRRMRVRFADRWIADSEDVILLHEPGRYPVAYFPRGDIEEKTLLAEDRVTQHRDLGATQWYTVKAPERETNHGAWEHTGLPAHATVLDGRVAFAWRAMDAFYEEEERIVGHAADAYHRIDIRSTARHLAVRDGERVIADTHRPLALYESGFAPRWYVPREDIDESALKPVDIQTFCPYKGICSYYDIGGHQHAAWSYVDAWTEVARVRNLVSFEPDKIDVHLDGKQLQLEPGQTVIPHGVDRGLDTEEVLGKSRPGAHHEDVLGSRDPARRGSRSVVAVLS, encoded by the coding sequence ATGGGTCTGGCATGGCAGCAAGGTCCGCTCGCGGCGGGATCGCTTGGACACTTCCTCACCGGACAGCCGATGCCACCGCGGCTACTGTTCGCCGAGCCGTTGCGTCGCCGGATGCGGGTCCGCTTCGCGGACCGGTGGATCGCCGACAGCGAGGACGTGATCCTCTTACACGAACCGGGCCGCTATCCGGTCGCCTACTTCCCCCGCGGTGACATTGAAGAGAAGACGTTGCTCGCCGAGGATCGGGTGACGCAGCACCGCGACCTCGGGGCCACACAGTGGTACACCGTCAAGGCACCAGAACGCGAGACCAACCATGGCGCCTGGGAACACACCGGACTGCCCGCCCATGCGACCGTGCTTGATGGCAGGGTGGCGTTTGCCTGGCGTGCCATGGACGCCTTCTACGAAGAAGAGGAACGGATCGTCGGGCACGCCGCGGACGCTTATCATCGCATCGACATACGTTCTACTGCACGCCATCTCGCAGTCCGAGACGGCGAGCGGGTGATTGCCGATACACATCGCCCACTGGCGCTGTACGAATCCGGCTTTGCGCCCAGATGGTATGTGCCGCGTGAGGATATCGACGAGTCGGCTCTCAAACCCGTTGATATCCAGACGTTTTGCCCCTACAAAGGAATATGCTCCTACTACGACATCGGCGGCCACCAACACGCGGCGTGGTCCTACGTCGACGCTTGGACGGAAGTCGCACGGGTGCGCAATCTGGTGTCCTTCGAGCCGGACAAAATCGACGTGCACCTCGACGGCAAGCAGCTTCAACTCGAGCCCGGCCAGACCGTCATTCCACACGGCGTGGATCGCGGGCTCGACACAGAGGAGGTCTTAGGGAAGAGCCGGCCGGGAGCGCACCATGAGGATGTCCTTGGAAGTCGTGATCCTGCCCGTCGCGGATCCCGATCGGTCGTTGCGGTTCTATCGTGA
- a CDS encoding zinc-binding dehydrogenase, protein MSTIESPQLPTAPAVVREQSGGPTMRAIVLEKFGGLDSLVYTDIPKPLPKDGEVVIAVKGFGINHAEIHMRRGEWAEAAEVSGIECVGVVDSCPGGEFPVGAKVAALMGGLGRTINGSYAEYTRVRAANVAPIESDLPWSQLAALPETYATAWTCLYRNLNLTAGQTLVIRGATSALGQAALKMAVITGAKVIATTRSRERYGILEEMGATRVEVERGDLAAHIADAKRIDAVLDLVGNSTILDSLDMLRRGGTACLAGWLGGLAPIRDFNPLARMASGVSFSFFASPVFGSPGFPVSDVPFGEIAQQIADGKLDAAPARIFSFDEVREAHRVAEAGEAAGKLVVVME, encoded by the coding sequence ATGTCCACAATCGAGTCACCTCAGTTGCCGACCGCCCCGGCGGTCGTACGCGAGCAATCCGGTGGGCCGACCATGCGGGCGATCGTCTTGGAAAAGTTCGGCGGTCTTGACAGCCTGGTCTACACCGACATCCCCAAGCCGCTGCCCAAAGACGGCGAAGTCGTAATTGCGGTAAAGGGTTTCGGCATCAATCACGCCGAAATCCACATGCGTCGCGGGGAATGGGCGGAGGCGGCGGAGGTCAGCGGGATCGAATGTGTGGGCGTCGTCGACTCGTGCCCAGGCGGCGAGTTCCCGGTCGGGGCCAAGGTCGCGGCGCTGATGGGTGGTCTTGGGCGCACCATCAACGGGAGCTACGCCGAATACACCCGCGTCCGCGCGGCCAATGTCGCGCCCATCGAATCCGACCTGCCGTGGTCGCAGCTGGCGGCGCTGCCGGAAACCTATGCGACGGCGTGGACGTGCCTGTACCGCAACCTGAATCTGACCGCGGGACAGACATTGGTGATCCGTGGGGCCACTTCGGCATTGGGGCAGGCCGCACTGAAGATGGCCGTGATTACCGGCGCCAAGGTCATTGCCACCACACGCAGCCGTGAACGCTACGGCATCCTGGAAGAAATGGGCGCGACCCGCGTCGAGGTGGAGCGCGGTGACCTTGCCGCCCACATCGCGGACGCCAAACGTATCGACGCCGTCCTCGACCTCGTCGGTAACAGCACCATCCTCGACTCACTGGACATGTTGCGCCGCGGCGGTACCGCCTGCCTCGCCGGATGGCTGGGTGGTCTGGCACCCATCCGCGATTTCAATCCACTCGCGCGAATGGCCAGCGGCGTGAGCTTCAGTTTCTTCGCCAGCCCCGTGTTTGGGAGTCCGGGCTTCCCGGTATCGGATGTGCCCTTCGGTGAAATCGCCCAGCAGATAGCCGACGGCAAGCTCGACGCGGCACCGGCGCGGATTTTCTCCTTCGACGAAGTCCGCGAAGCGCACCGTGTCGCTGAGGCGGGTGAAGCCGCGGGAAAGCTTGTCGTCGTGATGGAGTGA
- a CDS encoding TetR/AcrR family transcriptional regulator, with protein sequence MTEGPPSRFTRKGLATRSRIIEVAARLMFERGVANTSVDQVRRTAGVGGSQISHYFTDKRDLTRHVVGARSNDVRAFHTRPQFAELDSFDALQGWADACVSDIDAVYLVGGCVYGSLAGELIEADRELHDDLAAGYDQWIELFRAGLESMRDRGDLRPDADPRHLAVSLVTAHQGGAMLTHVTGDPQPLQAAVNAAVDYVRSFAAQGPPSKGRSASSRGQRKP encoded by the coding sequence GTGACTGAAGGACCCCCATCGCGGTTCACCCGCAAGGGACTGGCAACGCGTTCGCGGATCATCGAGGTCGCTGCCCGGCTGATGTTCGAGCGGGGCGTCGCCAACACGAGCGTCGACCAGGTGCGGCGCACCGCCGGGGTGGGCGGGTCCCAGATCTCGCACTACTTCACCGACAAGCGCGACCTGACCCGGCACGTCGTCGGGGCGCGCAGTAATGACGTGCGGGCCTTCCACACTCGGCCGCAATTCGCCGAACTCGACAGCTTCGACGCCCTGCAGGGATGGGCCGATGCCTGCGTGTCCGACATCGACGCCGTATACCTGGTCGGGGGTTGTGTGTATGGGTCCTTGGCAGGCGAACTGATCGAGGCCGACCGCGAACTACACGACGACCTCGCCGCGGGATACGACCAATGGATTGAGCTGTTTCGGGCCGGCCTCGAGTCGATGCGCGACCGCGGCGACCTGCGCCCCGACGCGGATCCGCGGCATCTGGCCGTCTCCCTGGTCACCGCCCATCAGGGCGGCGCGATGCTCACCCACGTCACCGGCGATCCGCAACCGTTGCAGGCCGCCGTCAACGCCGCCGTCGACTACGTGCGCTCCTTCGCAGCCCAAGGCCCGCCGAGTAAGGGTCGGTCCGCGTCGTCTCGCGGTCAGCGCAAACCGTGA
- a CDS encoding TetR/AcrR family transcriptional regulator, with protein MAHPDVHDEQRLTAKGRATRDRIVQAAAQLIVTEGLSASNLENVRRAASVSGSQLAHYFADKAALIRAVIRRQIGVVLDFHRQPSLRGLGSFEDFERWIDLNMRYLRRIGYFGTPTYHALTAQLAKSDDTTRDALASGYRQWIELLEQAIQRMKDGGLLVRDADPRRLALVIIAAHQGGGVLTFTYQEEWPHADAIRFAVNYLRLFATDSAERVPRPPRRSRTRRPARRAS; from the coding sequence ATGGCCCATCCCGATGTTCACGACGAACAACGGTTGACCGCCAAGGGGCGCGCCACCCGCGACCGGATCGTGCAGGCCGCCGCCCAGCTGATCGTCACCGAGGGCCTGTCCGCGTCCAATCTGGAGAACGTGCGCCGCGCGGCCTCGGTCAGCGGCTCGCAGCTCGCCCACTATTTCGCCGATAAGGCGGCGCTGATTCGCGCGGTCATCCGGCGCCAGATCGGCGTGGTGCTGGACTTTCACCGCCAGCCCTCGCTTCGGGGCCTGGGTTCTTTTGAGGACTTCGAGCGATGGATCGACCTCAACATGCGCTACCTGCGGCGCATCGGCTATTTCGGCACCCCCACCTATCACGCGCTGACCGCCCAGCTGGCGAAGTCGGACGACACCACGCGCGACGCCCTGGCGTCGGGCTACCGGCAGTGGATCGAGTTGTTAGAGCAGGCAATTCAGCGAATGAAGGATGGCGGGCTGCTGGTTCGCGACGCCGACCCGCGGCGGCTGGCGTTGGTGATCATCGCCGCCCACCAGGGAGGTGGCGTGCTGACCTTCACCTATCAGGAGGAATGGCCGCACGCCGACGCGATTCGTTTCGCGGTGAACTACCTGCGCCTGTTCGCCACCGACAGCGCCGAACGAGTGCCCCGTCCACCGCGCCGGTCGCGCACGCGCCGGCCGGCGCGACGAGCAAGCTGA